In a single window of the Elaeis guineensis isolate ETL-2024a chromosome 8, EG11, whole genome shotgun sequence genome:
- the LOC140851252 gene encoding alpha-humulene synthase-like isoform X1, which translates to MEANGSMPHSSVSCASGPETNCFLADYHPTVWGDYFIENYPLPSNLQESQACIIKRIEELKEEVMNLLKNANDHLQEMELIDALQRLGVAYHFEKEIDKILRQICNAQMEGDDLHTVALRFRLLRQHGYNIPANVFIKFKEVDGSFKAILRNDVKGLLSLYEATYLGIPEDDILDEALNFAKLHLKSIESHMRTPLTTRVLYALELPLHRRTRRLEAKNYMSIYQEDEGRINMVLELAKLDFHMLQSIHREEVRSISMWWKALGVAKKLTFCRDRIVECYFWSLGVYFEPQYSRARIYITKVIALLSIMDDIYDAYGMVEELQAFTEVIQRWDIEAADQLEEVYKLHFLNLYNTFKEFEDELTKEGNSYRVEYLKESVKEVSRACLEEAKWRDEDYVPSLKEHLTVSLISCCYAALSCASFVGMGEEATKEAFDWVTSFPRIIKSICSICRFLDDVVSDEFEHERKHVSSAVHCYIKEHGTSMQEACEKLLGMVEDDWKILNQECLSTTAVPKSLIMRIINLARIMEIIYRKYDSYTHSSGIMKDHITSLLVEPISF; encoded by the exons ATGGAGGCTAATGGGTCTATGCCCCATTCTTCAGTATCGTGTGCTTCTGGTCCTGAAACCAATTGCTTCTTGGCAGATTACCACCCTACTGTTTGGGGTGATTATTTCATTGAAAATTATCCATTACCTTCAAATCTTCAG GAGTCACAGGCATGCATCATAAAAAGGATTGAAGAACTAAAAGAGGAAGTAATGAACTTGCTTAAAAATGCTAATGATCACTTACAAGAGAtggaattaattgatgcacttcaaCGCCTGGGTGTGGCATATCACTTTGAAAAAGAGATAGATAAGATACTAAGACAAATTTGTAATGCCCAAATGGAGGGTGATGATTTGCATACTGTTGCCCTTCGCTTTCGACTCTTGAGACAACATGGCTACAATATACCTGCAA ATGTTTTTATCAAGTTCAAAGAAGTTGATGGGAGTTTCAAGGCTATCTTAAGAAATGATGTGAAGGGTTTGTTAAGCCTATATGAAGCTACTTATCTTGGAATCCCAGAAGATGATATATTAGATGAAGCACTTAATTTTGCAAAACTACATCTCAAGTCCATAGAAAGCCATATGAGAACACCTCTTACAACACGAGTACTATATGCCCTTGAGTTGCCTCTGCATAGGAGAACGAGGAGGTTAGAGGCAAAGAATTATATGTCCATTTACCAAGAAGATGAGGGACGAATTAATATGGTATTGGAGCTTGCAAAgttggattttcatatgctgcaATCAATTCACAGAGAAGAAGTTAGAAGCATCTCTAT GTGGTGGAAAGCACTTGGCGTTGCAAAAAAGCTAACCTTTTGCAGAGATAGAATAGTCGAGTGTTATTTTTGGAGTCTTGGGGTATATTTTGAGCCTCAGTATTCTAGAGCTCGAATTTATATCACCAAGGTGATTGCTTTACTTTCAATCATGGATGATATCTATGATGCTTATGGCATGGTAGAGGAACTCCAAGCATTTACTGAAGTCATCCAAAG GTGGGACATAGAGGCAGCGGATCAGCTAGAGGAGGTCTATAAACTACACTTTCTTAATCTATATAACACATTCAAGGAATTTGAGGATGAGCTCACAAAGGAAGGAAACTCCTACAGAGTGGAATATCTAAAAGAATCA GTCAAAGAAGTATCAAGGGCTTGTCTTGAAGAAGCCAAATGGAGGGATGAAGATTATGTGCCATCTCTTAAAGAACATCTGACTGTTTCATTGATCTCCTGTTGCTATGCTGCGTTATCTTGTGCTTCTTTTGTTGGCATGGGAGAAGAAGCAACAAAGGAGGCATTCGATTGGGTTACAAGCTTCCCAAGAATCATAAAGTCTATTTGCTCAATCTGTCGGTTCTTAGATGATGTTGTGTCCGATGAG TTTGAACATGAGAGGAAGCATGTCTCATCGGCCGTCCATTGCTACATTAAAGAGCATGGCACTTCAATGCAGGAGGCATGTGAGAAGCTACTAGGAATGGTTGAAGACGATTGGAAAATTCTAAACCAGGAGTGTCTTAGTACAACTGCTGTGCCAAAATCTTTGATCATGCGCATCATCAACCTCGCACGAATTATGGAAATCATATACAGGAAGTATGATTCATATACGCACTCTTCAGGTATAATGAAGGATCATATCACATCGTTGCTGGTCGAGCCCATTTCCTTCTGA
- the LOC140851252 gene encoding alpha-humulene synthase-like isoform X2, which yields MEANGSMPHSSVSCASGPETNCFLADYHPTVWGDYFIENYPLPSNLQESQACIIKRIEELKEEVMNLLKNANDHLQEMELIDALQRLGVAYHFEKEIDKILRQICNAQMEGDDLHTVALRFRLLRQHGYNIPANVFIKFKEVDGSFKAILRNDVKGLLSLYEATYLGIPEDDILDEALNFAKLHLKSIESHMRTPLTTRVLYALELPLHRRTRRLEAKNYMSIYQEDEGRINMVLELAKLDFHMLQSIHREEVRSISMWWKALGVAKKLTFCRDRIVECYFWSLGVYFEPQYSRARIYITKVIALLSIMDDIYDAYGMVEELQAFTEVIQRWDIEAADQLEEVKEVSRACLEEAKWRDEDYVPSLKEHLTVSLISCCYAALSCASFVGMGEEATKEAFDWVTSFPRIIKSICSICRFLDDVVSDEFEHERKHVSSAVHCYIKEHGTSMQEACEKLLGMVEDDWKILNQECLSTTAVPKSLIMRIINLARIMEIIYRKYDSYTHSSGIMKDHITSLLVEPISF from the exons ATGGAGGCTAATGGGTCTATGCCCCATTCTTCAGTATCGTGTGCTTCTGGTCCTGAAACCAATTGCTTCTTGGCAGATTACCACCCTACTGTTTGGGGTGATTATTTCATTGAAAATTATCCATTACCTTCAAATCTTCAG GAGTCACAGGCATGCATCATAAAAAGGATTGAAGAACTAAAAGAGGAAGTAATGAACTTGCTTAAAAATGCTAATGATCACTTACAAGAGAtggaattaattgatgcacttcaaCGCCTGGGTGTGGCATATCACTTTGAAAAAGAGATAGATAAGATACTAAGACAAATTTGTAATGCCCAAATGGAGGGTGATGATTTGCATACTGTTGCCCTTCGCTTTCGACTCTTGAGACAACATGGCTACAATATACCTGCAA ATGTTTTTATCAAGTTCAAAGAAGTTGATGGGAGTTTCAAGGCTATCTTAAGAAATGATGTGAAGGGTTTGTTAAGCCTATATGAAGCTACTTATCTTGGAATCCCAGAAGATGATATATTAGATGAAGCACTTAATTTTGCAAAACTACATCTCAAGTCCATAGAAAGCCATATGAGAACACCTCTTACAACACGAGTACTATATGCCCTTGAGTTGCCTCTGCATAGGAGAACGAGGAGGTTAGAGGCAAAGAATTATATGTCCATTTACCAAGAAGATGAGGGACGAATTAATATGGTATTGGAGCTTGCAAAgttggattttcatatgctgcaATCAATTCACAGAGAAGAAGTTAGAAGCATCTCTAT GTGGTGGAAAGCACTTGGCGTTGCAAAAAAGCTAACCTTTTGCAGAGATAGAATAGTCGAGTGTTATTTTTGGAGTCTTGGGGTATATTTTGAGCCTCAGTATTCTAGAGCTCGAATTTATATCACCAAGGTGATTGCTTTACTTTCAATCATGGATGATATCTATGATGCTTATGGCATGGTAGAGGAACTCCAAGCATTTACTGAAGTCATCCAAAG GTGGGACATAGAGGCAGCGGATCAGCTAGAGGAG GTCAAAGAAGTATCAAGGGCTTGTCTTGAAGAAGCCAAATGGAGGGATGAAGATTATGTGCCATCTCTTAAAGAACATCTGACTGTTTCATTGATCTCCTGTTGCTATGCTGCGTTATCTTGTGCTTCTTTTGTTGGCATGGGAGAAGAAGCAACAAAGGAGGCATTCGATTGGGTTACAAGCTTCCCAAGAATCATAAAGTCTATTTGCTCAATCTGTCGGTTCTTAGATGATGTTGTGTCCGATGAG TTTGAACATGAGAGGAAGCATGTCTCATCGGCCGTCCATTGCTACATTAAAGAGCATGGCACTTCAATGCAGGAGGCATGTGAGAAGCTACTAGGAATGGTTGAAGACGATTGGAAAATTCTAAACCAGGAGTGTCTTAGTACAACTGCTGTGCCAAAATCTTTGATCATGCGCATCATCAACCTCGCACGAATTATGGAAATCATATACAGGAAGTATGATTCATATACGCACTCTTCAGGTATAATGAAGGATCATATCACATCGTTGCTGGTCGAGCCCATTTCCTTCTGA